The Actinomycetes bacterium genome includes a region encoding these proteins:
- a CDS encoding SDR family NAD(P)-dependent oxidoreductase, translating into MSIDLQGKTALVTGASRGIGRAIAEAYAAAGADVAVLARNEELLNEVAAAVEGHGRRAVVLVADVTDREAVEAAVGRALGELGRLDVVVNNAGGNSFMSPFVNLRFAGWEKAQRLNVDSIVHVCQAVGPSMLAQGSGSVINVASVAGVASVPFMAHYGAAKAAVLSLTRTLAVEWAHANVRVNSLVPGWVSTDLTEFARAGDGAAGQALISRVPMQRWARPEEIAGPAVFLASDASSFVTGQALVVDGGLTVS; encoded by the coding sequence ATGAGCATCGACCTGCAGGGCAAGACCGCGCTGGTGACCGGCGCATCCCGGGGGATCGGCCGGGCGATCGCCGAGGCCTACGCGGCAGCCGGCGCGGACGTCGCTGTCCTGGCTCGCAACGAGGAGCTGCTCAACGAGGTGGCCGCGGCGGTCGAGGGCCACGGCCGGCGCGCCGTCGTGCTCGTCGCGGACGTGACCGACCGGGAGGCCGTCGAGGCGGCGGTGGGGCGGGCGCTGGGCGAGCTCGGTCGGCTGGACGTCGTGGTCAACAACGCCGGCGGCAACAGCTTCATGAGCCCCTTCGTCAACCTTCGGTTCGCCGGCTGGGAGAAGGCCCAGCGGCTCAACGTCGACTCGATCGTGCACGTATGCCAGGCGGTGGGCCCGAGCATGCTGGCCCAGGGGTCGGGGTCGGTCATCAACGTGGCCTCGGTGGCCGGCGTCGCCTCGGTGCCGTTCATGGCGCACTACGGCGCCGCGAAGGCGGCCGTACTGTCCCTGACGCGGACCCTCGCCGTCGAGTGGGCGCACGCGAACGTCCGGGTGAACTCGCTGGTGCCCGGCTGGGTGTCCACCGACCTCACCGAGTTCGCCCGCGCCGGCGACGGCGCGGCCGGGCAGGCGCTGATCTCGCGAGTGCCGATGCAGCGCTGGGCGCGGCCGGAGGAGATCGCCGGCCCCGCAGTCTTCTTGGCCAGCGACGCCTCCTCCTTCGTCACCGGTCAGGCGCTCGTGGTGGACGGTGGGCTGACCGTCAGCTGA
- a CDS encoding alpha/beta fold hydrolase, translated as MAEIKSNTVLPARREPLVLHTADGLRLVGELATPVDRSPVATLVCLHPLPTHGGMMDSHLLRKASWWLPALAGIAVLRFNTRGTSSAAGTSDGSFGGGTDERLDVAAALDYVEHHDLSHPWLLGWSFGTDLALRWGCDPAVDGAILLSPPLRYSVDADLDTWAASGKPLVALVPELDDYLRPEEARRRFARVPQAEVVGVEGARHLWVGEAHARRVLEEVVVRVAPGEVPLTWAWEGPSQTWNDLTGGLR; from the coding sequence ATGGCCGAGATCAAGTCGAACACCGTGTTGCCCGCGCGCCGGGAGCCGCTCGTGCTGCACACGGCGGACGGGCTGCGGCTGGTCGGTGAGCTGGCCACGCCGGTGGACCGCTCCCCGGTCGCCACGCTGGTCTGTCTGCACCCGCTGCCCACCCACGGCGGGATGATGGACAGCCACCTGCTGCGCAAGGCGTCCTGGTGGCTGCCTGCCCTGGCCGGGATCGCGGTGCTCCGCTTCAACACGCGCGGCACGAGCTCGGCGGCCGGCACCTCCGACGGCAGCTTCGGCGGCGGGACGGACGAGCGGCTCGACGTGGCCGCGGCCCTCGACTACGTCGAGCACCACGACCTGTCGCACCCGTGGCTGCTGGGCTGGTCCTTCGGCACCGACCTGGCGCTGCGCTGGGGCTGCGACCCGGCGGTGGACGGCGCGATCCTGCTGTCCCCGCCGCTGCGGTACTCGGTGGACGCCGACCTGGACACCTGGGCGGCGTCTGGGAAGCCGCTCGTGGCGCTGGTCCCCGAGCTGGACGACTACCTGCGTCCGGAGGAGGCCCGGCGGCGGTTCGCGCGGGTGCCCCAGGCCGAGGTGGTCGGCGTCGAGGGAGCCCGGCACCTGTGGGTGGGGGAGGCCCATGCCCGCCGGGTGCTGGAGGAGGTGGTTGTGCGGGTGGCCCCCGGGGAGGTGCCGCTGACCTGGGCATGGGAGGGTCCCTCGCAGACGTGGAACGACCTGACCGGAGGGCTGCGATGA